In Amphiprion ocellaris isolate individual 3 ecotype Okinawa chromosome 3, ASM2253959v1, whole genome shotgun sequence, one genomic interval encodes:
- the adpgk gene encoding ADP-dependent glucokinase isoform X2, whose protein sequence is MWRKASVAALLALAVGYFYHGSPDLPAQILQYVSLPNFQTSSESLNSQDSLEQVISAAWEALISLPTRQWSRVAVGVNACVDVVVSGVGLLQALAVDPGTGLDHEVLRSKEDLKEAFIHFMGRGAAAERFFSDKEAFQRIARAAAEYPGAKLYVGGNAALIGQKLATYPDLMVLLCGPVGPKLHEMLDEQIVVPPESLQEMDEFHLILEYKAGEQWGSTQAPQANRFIFSHDVSNGEMSSLETFVASLEEFQPELVVLSGLHMMEGQGRVLWEDRLKEAVSAISDIRKDIPIHLELASMTDKDYMNSIMQEFMPIVSSIGLNEQELLFLSQAGEGPHAEMTAWKGIPDVDRVSDILLWVLEQHGRSDPSSEADLTRIHFHTLAYHILATVDGYWGNQAAAVMAGARVASSQACGLQTVDISKVELKAPLEFYSSHTEPREQLSVNPTEPVTVWRRGNVTFHFTPVLVCKRPLRTVGLGDAISAEGLVYSELKTQQPF, encoded by the exons ATGTGGAGGAAGGCTTCAGTAGCAGCCCTGCTGGCGTTAGCTGTTGGCTATTTCTACCATGGCAGCCCGGATCTGCCAGCCCAGATTCTGCAGTATGTCAGTCTGCCAAACTTCCAGACATCATCTGAGAGTCTGAACAGTCAGGACAGCCTGGAGCAGGTGATCTCTGCTGCCTGGGAGGCTCTGATATCTTTACCAACCCGGCAGTGGAGCAGAGTGGCAGTAGG GGTGAATGCCTGCGTCGACGTGGTTGTCTCTGGAGTCGGCCTACTGCAGGCTCTGGCTGTGGATCCTGGGACTGGCCTGGATCATGAAGTTTTGCGCTCCAAAGAGGACTTGAAGGAAGCCTTCATCCATTTCATGGGGCGGGGAGCAGCTGCCGAGCGTTTCTTCAGCGACAAGGAGGCCTTTCAGAGGATTGCACGTGCAGCAGCAGAGTACCCCGGTGCAAAG CTGTACGTGGGAGGAAATGCTGCTCTCATTGGTCAGAAGCTTGCCACCTACCCTGATCTGATG GTTTTGTTATGTGGGCCAGTTGGTCCTAAACTTCATGAGATGTTGGATGAGCAGATAGTTGTTCCCCCAGAGTCTCTCCAGGAAATGGATGAATTTCACCTCATCCTGGAGTACAAAGCAG GTGAACAGTGGGGTTCAACTCAGGCACCTCAAGCCAACCGCTTCATCTTCTCCCACGATGTGTCTAATGGGGAGATGAGCTCACTGGAGACTTTTGTTGCGAGTCTGGAGGAGTTCCAGCCGGAGCTGGTCGTCCTGTCGGGGCTCCACATGATGGAGGGTCAGGGCAGAGTGCTGTGGGAGGACAGGCTGAAAGAG GCAGTGTCAGCCATATCTGACATCCGTAAGGACATTCCCATTCACCTGGAGCTGGCTAGCATGACGGACAAAGACTACATGAACAGCATCATGCAGGAG TTTATGCCTATTGTCAGTTCCATTGGGCTGAACGAGCAGGAGCTGCTCTTCCTCTCTCAGGCCGGAGAAGGGCCTCATGCAGAGATGACTGCCTGGAAAGGCATCCCAGACGTGGATCGGGTTAGCGACATCCTCCTCTGGGTCCTGGAGCAGCACGGCCGCAGCGACCCATCATCAGAGGCGGATCTCACTCGCATTCACTTTCACACATTGGCCTACCACATCCTGGCTACGGTGGATGGATACTGGGGGAACCAAGCAGCAGCGGTGATGGCCGGAGCACGGGTGGCCAGCAGTCAGGCTTGTGGCCTCCAGACTGTCGACATTAGCAAAGTGGAGCTCAAAGCCCCGCTGGAGTTTTACAGCTCTCACACGGAGCCACGGGAGCAACTGTCCGTGAACCCAACGGAGCCTGTCACTGTGTGGCGTCGTGGAAACGTCACCTTCCACTTCACACCAGTGCTGGTCTGCAAACGGCCGCTTCGGACAGTAGGGCTGGGGGACGCCATCTCAGCAGAGGGACTAGTGTACTCAGAGTTGAAGACCCAGCAGCCCTTCTGA
- the adpgk gene encoding ADP-dependent glucokinase isoform X1, protein MWRKASVAALLALAVGYFYHGSPDLPAQILQYVSLPNFQTSSESLNSQDSLEQVISAAWEALISLPTRQWSRVAVGVNACVDVVVSGVGLLQALAVDPGTGLDHEVLRSKEDLKEAFIHFMGRGAAAERFFSDKEAFQRIARAAAEYPGAKLYVGGNAALIGQKLATYPDLMVLLCGPVGPKLHEMLDEQIVVPPESLQEMDEFHLILEYKAGEQWGSTQAPQANRFIFSHDVSNGEMSSLETFVASLEEFQPELVVLSGLHMMEGQGRVLWEDRLKEAVSAISDIRKDIPIHLELASMTDKDYMNSIMQEQFMPIVSSIGLNEQELLFLSQAGEGPHAEMTAWKGIPDVDRVSDILLWVLEQHGRSDPSSEADLTRIHFHTLAYHILATVDGYWGNQAAAVMAGARVASSQACGLQTVDISKVELKAPLEFYSSHTEPREQLSVNPTEPVTVWRRGNVTFHFTPVLVCKRPLRTVGLGDAISAEGLVYSELKTQQPF, encoded by the exons ATGTGGAGGAAGGCTTCAGTAGCAGCCCTGCTGGCGTTAGCTGTTGGCTATTTCTACCATGGCAGCCCGGATCTGCCAGCCCAGATTCTGCAGTATGTCAGTCTGCCAAACTTCCAGACATCATCTGAGAGTCTGAACAGTCAGGACAGCCTGGAGCAGGTGATCTCTGCTGCCTGGGAGGCTCTGATATCTTTACCAACCCGGCAGTGGAGCAGAGTGGCAGTAGG GGTGAATGCCTGCGTCGACGTGGTTGTCTCTGGAGTCGGCCTACTGCAGGCTCTGGCTGTGGATCCTGGGACTGGCCTGGATCATGAAGTTTTGCGCTCCAAAGAGGACTTGAAGGAAGCCTTCATCCATTTCATGGGGCGGGGAGCAGCTGCCGAGCGTTTCTTCAGCGACAAGGAGGCCTTTCAGAGGATTGCACGTGCAGCAGCAGAGTACCCCGGTGCAAAG CTGTACGTGGGAGGAAATGCTGCTCTCATTGGTCAGAAGCTTGCCACCTACCCTGATCTGATG GTTTTGTTATGTGGGCCAGTTGGTCCTAAACTTCATGAGATGTTGGATGAGCAGATAGTTGTTCCCCCAGAGTCTCTCCAGGAAATGGATGAATTTCACCTCATCCTGGAGTACAAAGCAG GTGAACAGTGGGGTTCAACTCAGGCACCTCAAGCCAACCGCTTCATCTTCTCCCACGATGTGTCTAATGGGGAGATGAGCTCACTGGAGACTTTTGTTGCGAGTCTGGAGGAGTTCCAGCCGGAGCTGGTCGTCCTGTCGGGGCTCCACATGATGGAGGGTCAGGGCAGAGTGCTGTGGGAGGACAGGCTGAAAGAG GCAGTGTCAGCCATATCTGACATCCGTAAGGACATTCCCATTCACCTGGAGCTGGCTAGCATGACGGACAAAGACTACATGAACAGCATCATGCAGGAG CAGTTTATGCCTATTGTCAGTTCCATTGGGCTGAACGAGCAGGAGCTGCTCTTCCTCTCTCAGGCCGGAGAAGGGCCTCATGCAGAGATGACTGCCTGGAAAGGCATCCCAGACGTGGATCGGGTTAGCGACATCCTCCTCTGGGTCCTGGAGCAGCACGGCCGCAGCGACCCATCATCAGAGGCGGATCTCACTCGCATTCACTTTCACACATTGGCCTACCACATCCTGGCTACGGTGGATGGATACTGGGGGAACCAAGCAGCAGCGGTGATGGCCGGAGCACGGGTGGCCAGCAGTCAGGCTTGTGGCCTCCAGACTGTCGACATTAGCAAAGTGGAGCTCAAAGCCCCGCTGGAGTTTTACAGCTCTCACACGGAGCCACGGGAGCAACTGTCCGTGAACCCAACGGAGCCTGTCACTGTGTGGCGTCGTGGAAACGTCACCTTCCACTTCACACCAGTGCTGGTCTGCAAACGGCCGCTTCGGACAGTAGGGCTGGGGGACGCCATCTCAGCAGAGGGACTAGTGTACTCAGAGTTGAAGACCCAGCAGCCCTTCTGA